In one window of Aquamicrobium sp. DNA:
- a CDS encoding phage tail protein — protein sequence MGKIALSLAIGVAGTMLSAALAPKPKDQYGPRLSDINIATVSPGNPIIRLWGAMKVPGQLLWTSKLIETEHVEEVGGGKKGGGKGDSQKIYTYTYSVDCTVGVCQGPVHRINRIWANQKLLWMHDDIVMQASEDFDAAYYAELDRLVNQEGVTRLEEAYCGAFIFAFNNYRPDEYTYGTQAEAVAYIMAHPGTNLTPPVPAPSQSAVDALLGQMLDGLGKDQEYATNKIRFDSMNVYLGSETQTPNAKMEEYLGVGNVPAYRGVCYFVIHNLQLEDFGNGVPTFTVEVQKTDGAVQLHEIVRDVCRECSLDDVEFDALGHMPTDIEVPGFAVTQSQSGRGVLNMLQSVYPFDAAESAYRIVFQWINQRPVAIIRREDFGAYADGSEPPPSIETTRAQDADLPRRLQLKFQEPARAYSPNMVYATRQVTEADSVDDLDVTVALTRSMAKTRVEEMLALKFTARKSHKVLLPRKYVIVEPGDAVLVSDLTDTTGYQYLSWRCVGVDIGANGILEHVFVDHNQFLHTTAITEGDLDIDDNQPAVLPRGSPTVPYLLDVPLLSDQETDNVGYYAVLAGNRNTWSGGALLIDISSGGTVQVFGIEEANEAAGSKWYAVAQNSVGIAHGYTLTALPRAMPGLWDDQLAIRVYMLNKEIDLASADPNDLLSQPLNMAVIGNEIVQFSQVRDLGNGIWEISKFLRGLRGTEHEMDKHAPGERFVRLKQSAIKRITHDNSGLNKPQVYRAVTFGDDPDSAASFTFVNTGNSLRPWTPAVHELVRRSNDDIYIRWSPRRRQNGGLINGQTLEIDQPFERYEIDVLDGNTVVRTASITGREWTYAAASQAADFGQVEDRVRLRLYQLGQIVGRGFAQELEA from the coding sequence ATGGGTAAGATTGCGCTCTCGCTCGCCATCGGCGTGGCGGGTACGATGCTGTCGGCGGCGCTCGCGCCGAAGCCGAAGGACCAGTACGGCCCGCGACTCTCGGACATCAACATAGCGACCGTGTCGCCGGGCAACCCGATCATCCGCCTCTGGGGCGCCATGAAGGTTCCGGGCCAGTTGCTCTGGACGTCGAAGCTGATCGAAACCGAGCATGTCGAGGAAGTTGGAGGGGGCAAAAAGGGCGGCGGGAAAGGCGATAGCCAGAAGATCTACACCTACACCTACTCGGTGGATTGCACCGTCGGCGTCTGCCAGGGACCGGTCCACCGGATCAACCGCATCTGGGCGAACCAGAAGCTCCTCTGGATGCACGACGACATCGTCATGCAGGCGAGCGAAGACTTCGACGCGGCCTATTACGCCGAACTCGACCGGCTGGTGAACCAGGAAGGCGTCACGCGGCTGGAAGAAGCCTATTGCGGCGCGTTCATCTTCGCCTTCAACAATTACCGTCCCGACGAATACACCTACGGCACGCAGGCCGAAGCGGTCGCCTACATCATGGCGCACCCCGGCACGAACCTGACGCCTCCCGTCCCGGCGCCGAGCCAGTCCGCCGTCGACGCGCTGCTCGGGCAGATGCTCGACGGTCTCGGCAAGGACCAGGAATACGCGACGAACAAGATCCGGTTCGACTCGATGAACGTCTATCTGGGCAGCGAGACCCAGACCCCGAACGCGAAGATGGAGGAGTATCTCGGTGTCGGCAACGTCCCCGCCTATCGGGGCGTCTGCTACTTCGTCATCCATAATCTCCAGCTCGAGGACTTCGGCAACGGCGTGCCGACCTTCACCGTCGAGGTGCAGAAGACAGACGGCGCGGTGCAGCTCCACGAGATCGTGCGCGACGTTTGCCGAGAGTGTAGCCTTGATGATGTGGAGTTCGATGCCCTCGGCCACATGCCGACAGACATCGAAGTGCCTGGCTTCGCGGTCACGCAATCGCAATCCGGGCGCGGCGTGCTCAACATGCTCCAGTCAGTCTACCCTTTCGACGCGGCCGAAAGCGCCTACCGGATCGTCTTCCAATGGATCAACCAGAGACCGGTCGCGATTATCCGGCGCGAGGATTTCGGCGCCTACGCGGACGGCAGCGAGCCACCGCCCTCGATCGAGACGACCCGCGCCCAGGATGCGGACCTGCCGCGGCGGCTGCAGCTGAAGTTCCAGGAGCCCGCGCGCGCATACTCCCCGAACATGGTCTATGCGACCCGGCAGGTGACAGAGGCGGACAGTGTCGATGATCTGGACGTCACGGTCGCGCTCACCCGATCGATGGCGAAGACCCGCGTCGAGGAGATGCTCGCCCTGAAGTTCACGGCCCGGAAGAGCCACAAGGTGCTCTTGCCGCGCAAATATGTGATCGTCGAGCCGGGCGACGCCGTGCTGGTTTCGGACCTGACCGACACGACCGGCTACCAGTATCTCTCATGGCGGTGCGTCGGCGTGGACATCGGCGCCAACGGCATCCTCGAGCACGTCTTCGTCGATCACAACCAGTTCCTGCACACGACGGCGATCACCGAAGGCGATCTGGACATCGACGACAACCAGCCAGCGGTGCTGCCTCGGGGTTCGCCCACCGTGCCGTACCTGCTCGATGTGCCGCTGCTCAGCGACCAGGAAACGGACAATGTCGGCTACTACGCCGTGCTCGCCGGCAACCGGAATACATGGTCCGGCGGGGCGTTGCTGATCGATATTTCGTCGGGCGGCACGGTGCAGGTCTTCGGCATCGAGGAGGCCAACGAGGCGGCAGGCTCCAAATGGTACGCGGTCGCCCAGAACAGCGTAGGCATCGCCCACGGCTACACGCTGACGGCGCTCCCGCGAGCCATGCCCGGCCTTTGGGACGACCAGCTCGCCATCCGGGTCTACATGCTGAACAAGGAGATCGACCTAGCCTCCGCAGACCCCAATGACCTGCTGTCCCAACCGCTCAACATGGCCGTGATCGGCAACGAAATCGTCCAGTTCTCGCAGGTCAGGGACCTCGGCAACGGCATATGGGAAATCTCGAAGTTCCTGCGCGGGCTCCGTGGCACCGAGCATGAGATGGACAAGCATGCCCCTGGGGAGCGCTTCGTCCGCCTCAAGCAGTCGGCCATCAAGCGGATCACACATGACAACAGCGGCCTGAACAAACCCCAGGTGTACCGGGCCGTGACCTTCGGGGACGACCCCGACAGCGCGGCCAGCTTCACGTTCGTGAACACCGGAAACAGCCTGCGGCCGTGGACGCCGGCCGTCCATGAGCTGGTGCGGCGGTCCAACGACGACATCTACATTCGCTGGAGCCCGCGCAGGCGTCAGAACGGCGGCCTAATCAACGGCCAGACCCTGGAGATCGACCAGCCTTTCGAGCGTTACGAAATCGACGTTCTGGACGGGAATACGGTCGTCCGCACCGCATCGATCACCGGCCGCGAGTGGACCTACGCAGCAGCCAGCCAGGCCGCCGACTTCGGGCAGGTCGAGGACAGAGTCCGGCTGAGATTGTATCAGTTAGGCCAGATCGTGGGCCGCGGATTTGCCCAGGAACTGGAGGCATAG